One window of the Ananas comosus cultivar F153 unplaced genomic scaffold, ASM154086v1, whole genome shotgun sequence genome contains the following:
- the LOC109704986 gene encoding putative transporter arsB isoform X2, translating into MAMAPPVKVVLGSLAFGIFWVLAVFPAVPFMPIGRTAGSLLGAMLMVIFRVISPDEAYAAIDLPILGLLFGTMVVSVFLERADMFKHLGKLLSWKSRGAKDLLFRICLISAISSAFFTNDTCCVVLTEFVLKIARQNNLPPQPFLLALASSANIGSASTPIGNPQNLVIAVQSGVPFEKFLAGILPAMLVGVLVNAAILLGYFWKILSVEKDEEIVSIASEVVADDEVNSHRFSPATMSHLSSAMSQEIDLPIDANSLHSGDLGCGGGDHIRSQHNTCENEIQSGSSGRTELTKASSLSKEMVEGAAISPRRDEHVPSRRIVRGTSNLRNTVREESSSHSSDDKEDPVTRWKRIMWKTSVYLVTLGMLVALLMGLNMSWTALTAALALVVLDFKDARPCLEKVSYSLLIFFCGMFITVDGFNKTGIPTALWDFVEPYSRIDNASGVALLGLVIIVLSNVASNVPTDLFLRNFAVHADEVENTDASPTIHCL; encoded by the exons ATGGCCATGGCACCACCTGTGAAAGTAGTGTTAGGTTCCCTTGCCTTTGGGATTTTCTGGGTTTTAGCCGTGTTTCCCGCGGTCCCCTTCATGCCCATTGGGCGCACCGCGGGCTCTCTCCTCGGCGCCATGCTCATGGTCATCTTCCGAGTCATATCGCCCGACGAGGCTTACGCCGCAATCGACCTCCCTATTCTCGGCCTCCTTTTCGGAACCATGGTTGTGTCCGTCTTCCTCGAGAGAGCTGACATGTTCAAGCATCTTGGCAAATTGCTCTCTTGGAAGAGTAGAGGAGCCAAAGATTTGCTTTTTCGCATCTGTCTCATCTCTGCTATCTCGAGCGCGTTTTTCACCAACGACACTTGTTGTGTCGTTCTCACGGAATTCGTCCTAAAAATAGCAAGGCAGAATAATTTGCCGCCGCAGCCTTTCCTTCTAGCCCTCGCTTCTAGTGCGAACATCGGGTCGGCCTCAACTCCTATAGGGAACCCGCAAAACCTAGTTATAGCCGTTCAAAGTGGGGTTCCGTTCGAGAAATTCTTAGCCGGTATCTTACCAGCGATGCTCGTCGGTGTACTCGTGAATGCGGCTATCCTTTTAGGGTACTTTTGGAAGATCTTGTCGGTCGAAAAGGACGAAGAGATCGTGTCAATTGCGAGTGAAGTGGTCGCGGATGATGAAGTGAATTCTCACCGGTTTTCGCCGGCGACAATGTCTCACCTTTCTTCTGCCATGTCCCAAGAGATTGATTTACCGATAGATGCCAATTCATTGCACAGCGGGGATCTCGGGTGTGGCGGTGGCGATCATATCAGAAGCCAGCATAATACTTGTGAGAACGAGATACAGAGCGGCTCGAGCGGCAGAACTGAGTTGACCAAGGCCTCAAGTTTATCGAAGGAAATGGTGGAGGGAGCGGCGATTTCTCCTAGAAGAGACGAACACGTTCCCTCGAGGAGGATTGTGAGAGGAACTAGCAACTTGAGAAATACTGTAAGAGAAGAGTCCTCTTCACATTCTTCGGATGACAAAGAAGATCCTGTTACAAGGTGGAAGCGAATCATGTGGAAGACATCCGTCTATCTCGTAACTCTTGGAATGTTAGTTGCTCTTTTGATGGGACTTAATATGTCGTGGACCGCGCTTACTGCTGCTCTTGCTCTAGTGGTGCTCGATTTCAAGGATGCACGCCCTTGCCTCGAGAAG GTTTCATACTCATTGCTGATATTCTTTTGCGGAATGTTTATAACGGTTGATGGGTTTAATAAGACGGGGATACCAACTGCTTTGTGGGATTTTGTGGAACCGTATTCGCGGATTGATAATGCTAGTGGAGTTGCACTTCTCGGCCTGGTGATTATCGTCCTCTCGAATGTCGCCTCTAATGTTCCAACTG ATTTGTTTCTGAGGAATTTCGCTGTACATGCCGACGAAGTTGAAAATACTGATGCATCACCGACGATACATTGTTTGTAA
- the LOC109704986 gene encoding putative transporter arsB isoform X1, translating to MAMAPPVKVVLGSLAFGIFWVLAVFPAVPFMPIGRTAGSLLGAMLMVIFRVISPDEAYAAIDLPILGLLFGTMVVSVFLERADMFKHLGKLLSWKSRGAKDLLFRICLISAISSAFFTNDTCCVVLTEFVLKIARQNNLPPQPFLLALASSANIGSASTPIGNPQNLVIAVQSGVPFEKFLAGILPAMLVGVLVNAAILLGYFWKILSVEKDEEIVSIASEVVADDEVNSHRFSPATMSHLSSAMSQEIDLPIDANSLHSGDLGCGGGDHIRSQHNTCENEIQSGSSGRTELTKASSLSKEMVEGAAISPRRDEHVPSRRIVRGTSNLRNTVREESSSHSSDDKEDPVTRWKRIMWKTSVYLVTLGMLVALLMGLNMSWTALTAALALVVLDFKDARPCLEKVSYSLLIFFCGMFITVDGFNKTGIPTALWDFVEPYSRIDNASGVALLGLVIIVLSNVASNVPTVLLLGARVAASAALISRAEEMRAWLILAWVSTVAGNLSLLGSAANLIVCEQARRAQFFGYNLSFFGHLRFGLPSTLIVTAIGLPLITSH from the exons ATGGCCATGGCACCACCTGTGAAAGTAGTGTTAGGTTCCCTTGCCTTTGGGATTTTCTGGGTTTTAGCCGTGTTTCCCGCGGTCCCCTTCATGCCCATTGGGCGCACCGCGGGCTCTCTCCTCGGCGCCATGCTCATGGTCATCTTCCGAGTCATATCGCCCGACGAGGCTTACGCCGCAATCGACCTCCCTATTCTCGGCCTCCTTTTCGGAACCATGGTTGTGTCCGTCTTCCTCGAGAGAGCTGACATGTTCAAGCATCTTGGCAAATTGCTCTCTTGGAAGAGTAGAGGAGCCAAAGATTTGCTTTTTCGCATCTGTCTCATCTCTGCTATCTCGAGCGCGTTTTTCACCAACGACACTTGTTGTGTCGTTCTCACGGAATTCGTCCTAAAAATAGCAAGGCAGAATAATTTGCCGCCGCAGCCTTTCCTTCTAGCCCTCGCTTCTAGTGCGAACATCGGGTCGGCCTCAACTCCTATAGGGAACCCGCAAAACCTAGTTATAGCCGTTCAAAGTGGGGTTCCGTTCGAGAAATTCTTAGCCGGTATCTTACCAGCGATGCTCGTCGGTGTACTCGTGAATGCGGCTATCCTTTTAGGGTACTTTTGGAAGATCTTGTCGGTCGAAAAGGACGAAGAGATCGTGTCAATTGCGAGTGAAGTGGTCGCGGATGATGAAGTGAATTCTCACCGGTTTTCGCCGGCGACAATGTCTCACCTTTCTTCTGCCATGTCCCAAGAGATTGATTTACCGATAGATGCCAATTCATTGCACAGCGGGGATCTCGGGTGTGGCGGTGGCGATCATATCAGAAGCCAGCATAATACTTGTGAGAACGAGATACAGAGCGGCTCGAGCGGCAGAACTGAGTTGACCAAGGCCTCAAGTTTATCGAAGGAAATGGTGGAGGGAGCGGCGATTTCTCCTAGAAGAGACGAACACGTTCCCTCGAGGAGGATTGTGAGAGGAACTAGCAACTTGAGAAATACTGTAAGAGAAGAGTCCTCTTCACATTCTTCGGATGACAAAGAAGATCCTGTTACAAGGTGGAAGCGAATCATGTGGAAGACATCCGTCTATCTCGTAACTCTTGGAATGTTAGTTGCTCTTTTGATGGGACTTAATATGTCGTGGACCGCGCTTACTGCTGCTCTTGCTCTAGTGGTGCTCGATTTCAAGGATGCACGCCCTTGCCTCGAGAAG GTTTCATACTCATTGCTGATATTCTTTTGCGGAATGTTTATAACGGTTGATGGGTTTAATAAGACGGGGATACCAACTGCTTTGTGGGATTTTGTGGAACCGTATTCGCGGATTGATAATGCTAGTGGAGTTGCACTTCTCGGCCTGGTGATTATCGTCCTCTCGAATGTCGCCTCTAATGTTCCAACTG TTCTCTTGCTCGGAGCTAGGGTGGCGGCTTCAGCGGCGCTTATTTCTCGTGCCGAAGAAATGAGGGCTTGGCTTATACTCGCGTGGGTCAGTACGGTGGCTGGGAACCTCTCATTGCTGGGCTCTGCAGCAAACTTGATAGTGTGCGAACAAGCGCGACGTGCCCAATTCTTCGGCTACAACCTCTCTTTCTTTGGCCATCTCCGGTTCGGGCTCCCCTCGACCCTCATCGTCACTG